The genomic region GTACTTATGTACACATGAGCTTCAAAATTACTCCCAAGCACTGGGGAAAtctacttttatttttgtactatataaaaatttctctacagaaaaataaaatattttctctttttaaatatttcatttaatttgtGCATATTCAAGGGGCTTTTTCATGCGTATTCCCCTttgcattatatttttatttcttcttttttttatgataggccttttatattataatttaaaaaaaaaattatgtaaaaattctTACAATATATtgcaatttaaaaaaaattttttttttttatgaaccaGTTAGGCTATTTcacattatatttaattgaacacatcaattatattttaaatataatatcaaTCGTTAtgaacaattttaaaatgtacgCTATATTTGCATTAACCAATAAACATTTTTGTCTCTTAGGAATgagtatataaaacaaaaaaaacaaaaaaaaaataataataataatagtagcatCAAAAACGACAGACTTAGTTAAGgtgttactactattatgATGTTTTCGCCATTGTCCatgcattattatttatgtgaaACCTTAATTGTTTATACACCTTAAGGCGTAAAGGCATGTTAATATACCTGTTGTAAATCCGTTCTTGCTGTTCTGTTTCTTATCTATAtcctatatttttcaatattttcacCTGTTTGCACAtttgtacaattttttttttttttttttcctctattgtcgtgtatatatatatacatatgcatactaCGGAACGCGTAACAGATTAATTTGCtcaaaaaaagtttaattcATTCtagttaaatttattaaaaaacagattaaaaaatacgatcttatttttttttattgtgaGAAAATGAAACCATATCGAGTATTCACTTTTAtgattctttatatttttttattttatcttatatatattttctttttattttatttatattttatttttaacttttttttttttttattaactaaaataaaatgcaattatttttttaatcaaCATATGATTATTAAAACACTTCTTTACAGTATAATGTGGATTCATTCGATGGttaattcataatttaaatatttatttacgcGTTCAATAAATGTTCAATCTCTTAAAAGttgattatatttttatttttttctattttctctcttttcaaaaaaaaaaaaggatatacataataaaacaagTTGGACTTAAACATCGTTggtatatttcttattttttgcattaaCAGTTATTTCATGCAAGTACTGTTTCTATTACTACGGGTCTGTCCCTTTCTGTGTTTTTACATGTATACTTTCGTAATATATGCAAACacatgtaaacatatatatatatatatatatatatatatatatacgcattcACAGCGTGCTTATTCTATCTTAATTACTTTCATTAAGTTAGTATTACCAGCGACTTCTTCTTTAATTCCATGAATGCAAATTGCGTTATCTCCAACTGCAACCAAATTTCTTTCTTTGGCAATTTGAATTGCATTCCTCAAGACTGTGTCTGTTCCTTGGAATGATCCGACCTTAATACATGTGATTCCTCTGTGTACATTTAAACATCTAACAGTTGAATCGGAAGCACTAAGAGCTAATATGGTACAGCTTGGTTTATATTTGGCTATTAATCTAGCAGTGTATCCTGTTTCTGTTAAAGCAATAATTAAACTAGCGCCAATTGATTCTGCTGTTTCTACTGCTGATCTAGCTACTGCTTCTTGAACACTTATTGGAGTATCAATTGTGTTAACCAAGGATTGATATAATAACTTGTAATCAATGCATGCTTCAGCTTCTAAGCATATTTTGGACATAATTGTAACAGCTTCAACTGGGAATTTACCACCAGCTGTTTCACCTGAAAGCATAACACAATCAGTTCCATCTAAAACTGCATTAGCCACATCTGTCACTTCTGCTCTTGTAGGTCTTGGGTTCTTGGTCATGGATTCTAGCATTTGAGTAGCTGTTATAATTGGCTTTCCTTGTATGTTGCATCTGAAAATTGTTAAATAAAAGGGAAGAAGAGAAATATTGTATACTCAAAACGCAAGGTGATACGGatatgtacatttacataaggaaagaatacatatttataagttCACAGGTACATATGCTGATACATGTGCAAGAATATATGCAGGTACATCCACtaacacacatacataaacaAAAAGGTGCATGCTAAACGGTAGAACAAGAATGTACATGCGTTGTTATCTTAATTTAACACTAAatgattttaaaataaatgaagcaaaatgaacttcacatatatataaccaATCAGCTGActtataagataaaaaaataaaagattcGAACAAAACGCTCGTAATCGtaatattaattcatttttattattttatgcatcactattaataatataaaataaatttgtgattttaatttatatttttggtGATGCAAATGTGTGTAATGCCCTAAAGTTGCAGGAGCGcggaaaaataaatggaaGGGCAAGGAGGAAAATGTAGGCACAAGGAATTTTCACATTAAagaagtatacatatacttcaCAGATACATATactaaatatgtatttatgataagtatcataaatatataacatatatatatatatatgcatgaatgcatttatatatgtacgtgcaATAACACACATTTGCGCACATCTACATTTCGTGCTCATTAATATTACTTCGATATCATAAGCTTCTGGGCCAAGAAAACTTTTTCCGGTGAAATTTCCATTCCTAAATCTCCTCTTGCAATCATGATACCATCTGattctaataaaattttatcaaaattaataataccttcaatattttctattttaggaataatttttatatgcctTCCTCTTGGTCCTAATAAATTCCTTATCAAACGAAGATCCTCAGCTGATTGGATAAAAGAAGCAGCTATGAAATTACATCCCATTGGAATTGCAAAATTAagaatatcatttttatctttttcacCTATTATTGGTAAATCAACCTTAACATTTGGCaagttcatattttttttctctcctATGGTTGCTGTATTTAATACTTCCGTTACTACATGATCATCATGGGTTTCTAAAACTCTACAGCTAACTGATCCATCtgctattaatattatattacctTTTTTTACACTCTGTGgtaattttttgtatgaaCAAGCAATACATGTTTCATCACCCAAAAACTCATAATCCGTAACTAGCTTTAATTTACTACCTTCTTTTAAAGTGacctctttattttttaataaacctGTTCTTATCTCGGGTCCTTTTGTATCTAGCAACATACCTAACAAAACATTCGGTCTTTGTTCCTGCGCCTTTAAAACATTATTAAACATTTCCCTGTGATCATCATGCGTTCCGTGCGAGAAATTTAAGCGGCATATGTCCATTCCTAAAGGGatggaaagaaaagaaaaatatcaaataaaataaaaaaataaaataaggaatAACAAATATGGAATTAATAATATGGCATAACAAATATGGAATTACAAATATGGAATAACAAATATGGAATAACAAATATGGAATAACAAATATGGAATAACAAATATGGAATACAAATATGGAATAACAAATATGGAATACAAATATGGAATACAAATATGGAATTACAAATATGGAATACAAATATGGAATAACAAATATGGAATTACAAATATGGAATAACAAATATGGAATAACAAATATGGAATTACAAATATGGAATTACAAATATGGAATAACAAATATGGAATTACAAATATGGAATAACAAATATGGAATTACAAATATAGAATAACAAATatggaataataaatatgtaataacaAATAAGTAATAACGAATAGGTCATAAGGAACAAGCAATTACCAATACggcaaaacaaaaaagaatatacagTAACACACAAAACATACTAAAACATGGACTACATGGTAAAACATGAGGAaccaaaaataaataaaacgcAAAgcactaaaaataaaacaacgTAACAAAACACAATAACAAACATATGAAACTAATGTACACTGAGGTTATATAAAATCAAAAGATAATACTCCAACATCTgaacaacaataacaatataatttagataaaaaaataatatttattcagtttattttctatattcatcttttttttcgtaaacGAACCTGCATCTATAAGTTTTACAAGTGTTTCCACGGATTTACATGCTGGACCTAGGGTACAAATAATGTGCGTTTTTTTAGAGCGCAAATTGACTTTATCACTCGGTTCTAAAATTTGCCTCAGCGTTATATTAGCTGCACTTTGCAAGCTCGCGCTCGAagaagaatttttaaatttataagaaCTCATTATATTCTAATGTTTTAGTTtgaaatgttttattttttattagaataAAACGTAaggattaaaaataattagaaaaaaaaaaaaaaaaaaattatacgttCAAATAGTTCTGTAATATATTCTGAAATGTTTATATTGGCACtatgataaatttttacttcttctttttccttatatatttgaataaaattattcaattattctttttttttttttttgatttctctttatttttttcgttttcaGAAAggaagtaatatatttatatgtcaACTACTCATGAaggaaaaaagtataattataGTGTAATAATGTAGAGtaactaataatataattaatataaaataagatatagCCAAGCAttaagataatatatataaacaccATTTAGCACAAATAAAACTACAATAAAacatatagaaaataaaaaaaaagcatttataaagcataagaataaaaataaaaatattaaaaagaattacagAAATGTGAAATGAAAATCTAAACAGTAACaccaaattataaaataacgataggcataaatattaagttatatatatatatatattcgaatatgtatatatgcaatatgtatatataaatatataattatacattgcatatatatatgttggtatgtatatatatttatatatatacatctcAAAATGCAATGAATACTTTTTTTCACTACATGCGTAGGATGGtggttatatattttagaaattttttaaaataaactatATGTTTCACTCAGTATAATAGGGactatatgttattttattattaaaagaaaaaacattagatataaattatttgaagaATTAGCATTTTATAACACATACTACTATATTctactataaaataaataatatatttttatgagtACATGTATGTTATGAACACATATTAAAGGGGGTATGTGAAGTTATAAGTCCTacgaaaattaaaaatatacttttcgtataactatatatatattatttgtatagcTTAATCAGCAAGtgaatacttatatatatttatatatgtatatttatatgtatatatttatatgtatatatttatatgtatatatttatatgtatatatttatatgtatatatttatatgtatatatttatatgtatgtatttatatgtatgtatttacgtTTATATTTACGCATATACGAATATGTAACATATGCACTATTAAGTGCATTTATTATCTGCATTTTGCTTATTTCgtaagtttaaaaaaaaaaaaaaaattgaaaaaaacatCAAAACAGCAtagttattatataaacatgaacaattttaaaaaatacaacatAAATATACGCAAATAAAAGCGAGGTTTTAagaatatcaaaaaattaaaaagtgaGATATCAGTAAAAGAGgggatatatttatttttcgtcATTCACATATGGAATAAATTGAGAATTGCGGATTGGaaagaaatttataaatatattttttttgaatatataaaaaattttcatgtaATTAagttattttgttaaatttattttacattcgTACGTAAAATGTACAGCGTTTTAAGGGTAAATCGTGTTTATAAATTTGAATTAATTATTGTGTAAAATTTGCGAAAATGgtacatataaattcttgcatattttatatacgtgtataatatgtacatatacatatatatatatataaatgtaaagatGTCTTTAATCATTTAAATAGCGCATTAAACAAAGTTAATTACGTGCGCGTTTGtaatctttttttcaaatatggATGAGCTAAATTTCTGCTTCGTATataaacttttaaaataataaagctAATTAgcttaaatatgttttttcctATCActcatattctttttaaattttgtattaagTAGTCTTCTGAATTATCTTTACACAAattgtatttaaaattaatttaaagtAGTATTTAcgctttttgtttttttttccttttttttaacaatttacGATGCACAGAGGTGTATGAAAAATACTCCGGAGCCTACATATGTGCCAgcataaattaattatttattgtttcCCCCCTATAGGTGGAGctctttgtttttatattaatttatacatgtatatgtatatatatatatatatatatatatatatatatttatatataatattcactTAGCGTTTGAAGAAAGAAATTATGACGTATCTTAAGGAATTTGCTTCATTGGAGGGATGaagatttatttaataaattttaaaaaaccatgcacataataaaatttttacctttttaagagaaaatacccttttcattttattttgcacaTTATATAGCACAATATATGGAACTTcaatttattccttttttcttcccACTATTGaccctttttttcatttcttttttagttttttatttaaaatgtgaAATCCTTTATTTACTATATTCCTTTTGGAAGGTTAAAATTAGTGTGTGTTCAAGTATAggtatttatatacttttaatgaTAAGTGtgttaagtaaaaaatataaataatcgAATAAAACATTACGGAAAGAGGTTACGCCTacatgtttttctttttttattttttagtacgccttatttcttttctgtAGGAAAAAGgccttgtttttttttatatatttcgcTTTCAATTGAGGAGtaggaaaattaaattatgctATAAAGTGTACCACGTATATTATTGgaagtatattattatgatattaaaattacataaggttttttttgaaaaaaaaaaaaaaaaagccgAAATGAGATGAAGTGAAATTAAAGCAagtaaaagtatatatagttatatatttcctaaaaagtaaaatgggGCGTTTGCTTTACCTCAACATGACAAACAAAATAACTGCTTAAACGCGTGGAAAGGTATATTCCCACACTTTTAGTTATTTATCTATATCAACTGCTTTACTGTTATTAGCAGCtgttattttactttttttagaTTAAAAATTGCGAAGTACGTTGgctttaaattaatatatgtgttccatgtatatgtttatgtgtaGAGTCATGTATAAACATGCACTAACAACAcaatatgatataaaaaacttGAAATTTTTGAAGGAACGTATTTTTATCGTACtcaaacaaaaaaatcattaaaaagtaaaatgtacatataaactCTTCAATGCATGTTTTAATTTGCgcaaattaaattaaacgAAAAGAACAAAAGGAAAGGAAACAATTATTCATGCcttataatacataatgaATTAAACAGTCATCAATAAATGGgggtataaaaaaaaaaaaagaagggaaaaaaagaaaatacccTCTACCCCTTATTTTTAACAGTATTCTTTATAATACCATTtacaacaaaattaaaaagttatattattttccctTAGGGTAGCTTCTACCAACTGAATTAAGCATTTAACACTTTCACCGCCGCTAGTAAACCCTGAATAATGCACAAACGTTAACCCTTTTATATTTGAGACTTTTTCTAATTCGGAATTTTTCAGTCCTCTAAAACTAGCAGGAAATGGCATTCTTAAGGAAAAggcttcatttttttttgagatgGCACCACATCTAATATTTCCATACCTGTCATTataaatgcaaaataaaatttcctcttttatattaaattcttCTTCTATATCATATAAATGATCATAATATGGACAATTTTTTTGTAGGTATATTACTTTACCCGATTTGTGAAAATTATATCTATTGTTAATAGCTTCCATTGTCATACTTTTTGCAAAATACCATACATTTGAATAGTAATTTACAAAACTTGTAAATTCTTCTTTAACAATATTCGATGCTAACATAAAGCGCTCATTTTCATCAACTTGATCATCTAAAAAATTTGGATTGAAACTATTTACTCGATGTTGCAGAGTTGTATTTATTTGATATTTGGCTACTCCTTCATATTGATTAATTCCATTATCTAAAGCATCAACAGATTCGATAAAAgctgtatatattttatcatacaATATGTTCACTTTGCTCTCATCCGTAATATTAAAACCTTTTCTAAAAACATCTTTAGcataatgtttatatattaatcctGCGCTACTTAGTCGTATTGTGTGTTTTTCATCTAGCGTGTCATTAAACTCCTTCTGATGATGATcatatcttttcttttcatgATTATACACACCTCCTACATCTACTACAATATCACACTGATCTAATGTATCTTGATCACGGGTTCTTATAATTTTAGCGTCTTTATACTCaggtaaaaattttaacataaCTGTTGCTAATATTTCATCCGTATGAAAACGTCCTGAATGTGTCCCTATAACTTTTTGCATACTTGacttaaaaatgaaataagtaaataaaatttttttcaaagtaTTTATTACGTTTGTTTTTCTGTTTCTAATGCTGCTATTGTGTAAAATGTATCTTGATAGTTGTAAATGGTATTTCGCTGCAAACGATTTCATAAAGTCCTTACGTTTaacttcttttaatttttgaacttcttattatttcaattttgAATCTAATCACATTTCAATTTCAAAGCTTTCAAAAattcaataataaaaatttcaaatatttcTTCCTCTTTAAAAGATTATAATTAACTTTCTACAGATACGTTAGCGTATTTATGTGTCAACATTTTAAATGGTTAAATAGGTATTTTTTGGTT from Plasmodium malariae genome assembly, chromosome: 11 harbors:
- the PmUG01_11036800 gene encoding pyruvate kinase, putative — translated: MSSYKFKNSSSSASLQSAANITLRQILEPSDKVNLRSKKTHIICTLGPACKSVETLVKLIDAGMDICRLNFSHGTHDDHREMFNNVLKAQEQRPNVLLGMLLDTKGPEIRTGLLKNKEVTLKEGSKLKLVTDYEFLGDETCIACSYKKLPQSVKKGNIILIADGSVSCRVLETHDDHVVTEVLNTATIGEKKNMNLPNVKVDLPIIGEKDKNDILNFAIPMGCNFIAASFIQSAEDLRLIRNLLGPRGRHIKIIPKIENIEGIINFDKILLESDGIMIARGDLGMEISPEKVFLAQKLMISKCNIQGKPIITATQMLESMTKNPRPTRAEVTDVANAVLDGTDCVMLSGETAGGKFPVEAVTIMSKICLEAEACIDYKLLYQSLVNTIDTPISVQEAVARSAVETAESIGASLIIALTETGYTARLIAKYKPSCTILALSASDSTVRCLNVHRGITCIKVGSFQGTDTVLRNAIQIAKERNLVAVGDNAICIHGIKEEVAGNTNLMKVIKIE
- the PmUG01_11036900 gene encoding conserved Plasmodium protein, unknown function — protein: MKSFAAKYHLQLSRYILHNSSIRNRKTNVINTLKKILFTYFIFKSSMQKVIGTHSGRFHTDEILATVMLKFLPEYKDAKIIRTRDQDTLDQCDIVVDVGGVYNHEKKRYDHHQKEFNDTLDEKHTIRLSSAGLIYKHYAKDVFRKGFNITDESKVNILYDKIYTAFIESVDALDNGINQYEGVAKYQINTTLQHRVNSFNPNFLDDQVDENERFMLASNIVKEEFTSFVNYYSNVWYFAKSMTMEAINNRYNFHKSGKVIYLQKNCPYYDHLYDIEEEFNIKEEILFCIYNDRYGNIRCGAISKKNEAFSLRMPFPASFRGLKNSELEKVSNIKGLTFVHYSGFTSGGESVKCLIQLVEATLRENNITF